The following coding sequences lie in one Drosophila sulfurigaster albostrigata strain 15112-1811.04 chromosome 2R, ASM2355843v2, whole genome shotgun sequence genomic window:
- the LOC133836374 gene encoding centrosomal protein of 290 kDa isoform X8 has product MKTENLFKYGAPLYNLKSTRAHSQSKPQSVGNANLTSLLTTGNLQTLTQNRGSGYSDRESICSVSSAAGRVKRRSRNFSMKSSKGISKKSKTMDYTNYAYNEAVGRLKVMLADNSYVATPKVVGSASYLRNFNEDSGDNFSDNLSVIERPVFSDISKYLSPSQKSRMSTYRPKKSYTAGYLSASKENLASAPSTFPSNVPVTTMPTDSVQAPVEIFNFIEKQEDYIEQLEKESKYCRNELTNLLGKVKDVINENENLTENARSELAALGSGTAKPLAQQVPITTTSPSSDSDEHLIYAGRKTPSTPRKATLKVQPPRYASAPNIVYEARISELEAELMQANIDLKRVKTENDELKRKIAHTDPLSAVATLGSVNCDTHRKQLELLQQDKSTLEESVRQLQRMLDDAKSQHHNSASSKRYISDLVQMERSQAELEVRHLRDELDRQHERVRELQHEMARRLADERASAERRYNSQVDQLGGDLSSQWEQVAKLQMDLERQKRYETDLKRDVANRNSQIEELKLELRGNRTTFLADMAQVNAEKQSLEQEITSLRLQLDRAARETKTEAARLNAEINSLRQRLDRGDADLLHSKREVLRLNDEIANLEKELAYGELKNEIRPTKKDLDKRISEMQDKHAETVNELEEMITSQKQLMDKLTNECKTLTGKLEDTTYKHKEEISALQSNLEYLSNRMLTNEEHMSKLDTTPHDYTSLGTGKAAYDYQPSTYGTTIEPIQSTPQLHNNADDDYKPSSSYGYEATTPSSEATAPVPAAPAASASDILGVASNTNGNSAGGSTAATRKSSISNGNANLLPDSSHSYRLNDNDDENLKDNLGMGEKQQQQLQQELEQQRERQREREREERDRELQQLREQREKREREREREQTEQQQQQAQHNRRYSNAAEQQPLQQPQNQQQQPQQPQQQQQQQLSDASVSNAGSANLAAYNTDYSAYDQQQYDASAYDPSAYAQQPYDAQQYGYDANAAYDYSGADYAQTGYQYDATPEATSAPADPTQPQTQQQGQYQSTERPHPQRQLQHQQQLRQQQSPVPERAAHNRARAAELWGQQLHLEHSAAADPLCHNSLPRQPPPRSSWSPESTDLTPIDPLQLEFSISSPSLMRSSDTSNPEEDSFVDLSETFVLNSGDSDVSLSPAHTTIITVRRSSAPAVVQPINESSTTLTTQEPQKEEKDHTDTPNETMTIERDYRAM; this is encoded by the exons GAACTTCTCGATGAAGTCCTCGAAGGGCATTAGTAAGAAGTCCAAGACCATGGATTATACCAATTATGCGTATAATGAGGCTGTGGGTCGCCTGAAGGTAATGCTGGCGGATAACTCGTATGTAGCTACGCCCAAAGTTGTTGGCAGTGCCTCCTACCTGCGCAATTTCAATGAGGATTCAGGCGATAACTTCTCGGATAATTTATCg GTTATTGAACGTCCCGTCTTCTCGGACATTTCGAAGTATCTGTCACCCAGCCAGAAGTCGCGGATGAGCACTTATCGTCCGAAGAAGAGCTACACTGCGGGCTATCTCTCCGCTTCGAAGGAGAACCTAGCTAGTGCTCCCTCTACCTTTCCAAGCAACGTGCCAGTGACCACAATGCCCACCGACAGCGTTCAAGCTCCAGTCGaaatctttaattttattgagaAACAAGAGGATTACATAGAGCAATTGGAGAAGGAGTCCAAGTACTGTCGCAACGAATTGACCAATTTACTCGGTAAGGTCAAGGATGTCATTAATGAGAATGAAAACTTAACAGAAAATGCGCGTAGCGAGTTAGCGGCTCTTGGCAGTGGCACAGCAAAACCATTAGCTCAACAAGTACCGATTACCACTACCAGTCCGTCTTCGGATAGCGATGAGCACTTGATTTATGCCGGTCGCAAGACTCCCAGCACCCCGCGAAAGGCTACTTTGAAAGTACAACCTCCACGTTACGCCAGTGCTCCCAACATTGTCTATGAAGCTCGCATTAGTGAATTGGAAGCCGAATTAATGCAGGCTAACATAGATTTGAAGCGCGTTAAAACCGAAAATGATGAGCTTAAAAGAAAGATAGCTCACACGGATCCGCTCAGCGCTGTTGCCACATTGGGAAGTGTCAACTGTGACACTCATCGAAAGCAGCTGGAGTTACTGCAACAGGACAAATCGACTCTTGAGGAGTCTGTGCGTCAGCTGCAAAGGATGCTCGACGATGCTAAATCGCAGCATCACAACAGTGCCAGCTCCAAGCGCTACATAAGCGATCTCGTGCAAATGGAACGCTCTCAAGCGGAG TTGGAGGTTAGACATCTTCGGGATGAATTGGATAGACAGCACGAGCGTGTGCGGGAGCTGCAACACGAGATGGCCCGGCGATTGGCGGATGAACGAGCAAGCGCTGAGCGACGGTACAATAGCCAAGTGGATCAGCTGGGCGGGGATCTGAGCAGCCAGTGGGAGCAGGTGGCAAAGCTGCAGATGGATCTGGAGCGTCAGAAACGCTACGAAACCGATCTAAAGCGCGATGTGGCCAATCGTAATTCTCAGATCGAGGAGCTGAAACTGGAGTTGCGCGGCAACCGGACCACATTCCTGGCAGACATGGCACAGGTCAATGCAGAGAAGCAATCGCTAGAACAGGAGATTACTTCGTTGCGTCTGCAGTTGGATCGAGCAGCACGTGAGACCAAAACGGAGGCAGCTCGTCTCAATGCGGAGATTAATTCCTTGCGCCAGCGTTTGGATCGCGGCGATGCTGATCTATTGCATTCGAAGCGAGAGGTTTTGCGCTTGAACgatgaaattgcaaatttggaGAAGGAG CTCGCTTATGGAGAGCTAAAGAATGAAATACGACCCACCAAAAAGGACTTGGACAAGAGAATTTCCGAAATGCAGGATAAGCATG CGGAAACGGTGAATGAACTCGAAGAAATGATAACATCTCAGAAGCAACTCATGGATAAACTGACGAATGAATGCAAAACGTTAACTGGCAAATTAGAGGATACAACATATAAGCACAA AGAGGAAATATCTGCTTTACAATCGAATCTAGAGTATTTATCTAACCGAATGTTGACCAATGAAGAACATATGAGTAAATTAGATACCACACCACATGATTATACTAGCTTAGGCACAGGCAAAG CCGCATACGATTACCAGCCGTCCACATATGGCACAACAATTGAACCCATACAAAGCACCCCACAACTACACAACAACGCTGACGACGACTACAAGCCCAGCAGCTCCTACGGTTACGAAGCCACAACGCCGTCATCGGAAGCAACTGCTCCAGTaccagcagcaccagcagcatcagcatcagatATCCTCGGAGTCGCCAGCAATACCAACGGCAACTCAGCTGGTGGATCAACTGCAGCAACGCGCAagagcagcatcagcaatgGTAACGCCAATCTCTTGCCCGACAGCAGCCACAGTTATAGACTCAACGATAACGATGACGAAAATCTCAAAGACAACCTTGGCATGGgggaaaagcagcagcagcagctgcaacaggaGCTGGAGCAACAACGTGAACGACAACGCGAACGTGAACGTGAGGAACGAGATCGAGAGCTACAACAATTGCGTGAGCAGCGAGAGAAACGTGAACGGGAGCGTGAGCGTGAGCaaacagagcagcagcagcagcaagctcAGCACAACCGACGCTACAGCAATGCCGCTGAGCAGCAACCCTTGCAGCAACcccaaaatcaacaacaacaaccacaacaaccacagcagcagcagcagcagcaacttagCGATGCCAGCGTCTCCAATGCCGGCAGTGCCAACCTGGCCGCCTACAACACCGACTATAGTGCCTACGATCAGCAGCAGTACGATGCCAGTGCATACGATCCTAGCGCATATGCACAGCAGCCATACGATGCCCAGCAGTATGGCTACGATGCCAACGCGGCCTATGACTACAGCGGGGCCGACTATGCCCAGACTGGATATCAATATGATGCGACCCCAGAAGCAACCTCAGCCCCTGCCGACCCAACACAGCCGCAGACTCAGCAGCAGGGACAGTATCAGTCAACAGAGAG GCCACATCCCCAACGTCAGctgcagcaccagcaacagctgcgACAACAGCAGTCTCCGGTGCCGGAGCGAGCCGCTCACAACCGCGCTCGAGCAGCGGAGCTGTGGGGCCAACAGCTGCATCTGGAGCACTCGGCGGCAGCAGATCCACTCTGCCACAACAGTCTGCCCCGGCAGCCGCCGCCAAGAAGTAGCTGGAGTCCAGAGTCGACCGATCTCACGCCAATTGATCCGCTGCAGTTAGAGTTCAGTATAAGCAGTCCTAGTCTTATGCGCTCGAGTGACACTTCCAATCCAGAAGAAGATTCCTTTGTTGATTTAAGCGAAACGTTCGTTTTAAATTCAGGTGACTCTGATGTCAGTTTATCGCCAGCACATACTACAATTATCACCGTACGACGATCCAGTGCTCCGGCGGTGGTGCAACCCATAAACGAATCCAGCACAACATTAACCACACAGGAACCgcagaaggaggagaaggatCATACTGATACTCCCAACGAAACGATGACCATTGAGCGTGACTATCGTGCTATGTAG
- the LOC133836374 gene encoding uncharacterized protein LOC133836374 isoform X2, with the protein MKSSKGISKKSKTMDYTNYAYNEAVGRLKVMLADNSYVATPKVVGSASYLRNFNEDSGDNFSDNLSVIERPVFSDISKYLSPSQKSRMSTYRPKKSYTAGYLSASKENLASAPSTFPSNVPVTTMPTDSVQAPVEIFNFIEKQEDYIEQLEKESKYCRNELTNLLGKVKDVINENENLTENARSELAALGSGTAKPLAQQVPITTTSPSSDSDEHLIYAGRKTPSTPRKATLKVQPPRYASAPNIVYEARISELEAELMQANIDLKRVKTENDELKRKIAHTDPLSAVATLGSVNCDTHRKQLELLQQDKSTLEESVRQLQRMLDDAKSQHHNSASSKRYISDLVQMERSQAELEVRHLRDELDRQHERVRELQHEMARRLADERASAERRYNSQVDQLGGDLSSQWEQVAKLQMDLERQKRYETDLKRDVANRNSQIEELKLELRGNRTTFLADMAQVNAEKQSLEQEITSLRLQLDRAARETKTEAARLNAEINSLRQRLDRGDADLLHSKREVLRLNDEIANLEKELAYGELKNEIRPTKKDLDKRISEMQDKHAETVNELEEMITSQKQLMDKLTNECKTLTGKLEDTTYKHNEEKLQLRDTNEQLMARLRQIWSKYKTQIFNNGNSVNEVSSEEATANDDLIFSPIVHNLEMLQPHTITSRPHMAQQLNPYKAPHNYTTTLTTTTSPAAPTVTKPQRRHRKQLLQYQQHQQHQHQISSESPAIPTATQLVDQLQQRARAASAMVTPISCPTAATVIDSTITMTKISKTTLAWGKSSSSSCNRSWSNNVNDNANVNVRNEIESYNNCVSSERNVNGSVSVSKQSSSSSKLSTTDATAMPLSSNPCSNPKINNNNHNNHSSSSSSNLAMPASPMPAVPTWPPTTPTIVPTISSSTMPVHTILAHMHSSHTMPSSMATMPTRPMTTAGPTMPRLDINMMRPQKQPQPLPTQHSRRLSSRDSISQQREAGRITGDPRRRRRCRQMPHPQRQLQHQQQLRQQQSPVPERAAHNRARAAELWGQQLHLEHSAAADPLCHNSLPRQPPPRSSWSPESTDLTPIDPLQLEFSISSPSLMRSSDTSNPEEDSFVDLSETFVLNSGDSDVSLSPAHTTIITVRRSSAPAVVQPINESSTTLTTQEPQKEEKDHTDTPNETMTIERDYRAM; encoded by the exons ATGAAGTCCTCGAAGGGCATTAGTAAGAAGTCCAAGACCATGGATTATACCAATTATGCGTATAATGAGGCTGTGGGTCGCCTGAAGGTAATGCTGGCGGATAACTCGTATGTAGCTACGCCCAAAGTTGTTGGCAGTGCCTCCTACCTGCGCAATTTCAATGAGGATTCAGGCGATAACTTCTCGGATAATTTATCg GTTATTGAACGTCCCGTCTTCTCGGACATTTCGAAGTATCTGTCACCCAGCCAGAAGTCGCGGATGAGCACTTATCGTCCGAAGAAGAGCTACACTGCGGGCTATCTCTCCGCTTCGAAGGAGAACCTAGCTAGTGCTCCCTCTACCTTTCCAAGCAACGTGCCAGTGACCACAATGCCCACCGACAGCGTTCAAGCTCCAGTCGaaatctttaattttattgagaAACAAGAGGATTACATAGAGCAATTGGAGAAGGAGTCCAAGTACTGTCGCAACGAATTGACCAATTTACTCGGTAAGGTCAAGGATGTCATTAATGAGAATGAAAACTTAACAGAAAATGCGCGTAGCGAGTTAGCGGCTCTTGGCAGTGGCACAGCAAAACCATTAGCTCAACAAGTACCGATTACCACTACCAGTCCGTCTTCGGATAGCGATGAGCACTTGATTTATGCCGGTCGCAAGACTCCCAGCACCCCGCGAAAGGCTACTTTGAAAGTACAACCTCCACGTTACGCCAGTGCTCCCAACATTGTCTATGAAGCTCGCATTAGTGAATTGGAAGCCGAATTAATGCAGGCTAACATAGATTTGAAGCGCGTTAAAACCGAAAATGATGAGCTTAAAAGAAAGATAGCTCACACGGATCCGCTCAGCGCTGTTGCCACATTGGGAAGTGTCAACTGTGACACTCATCGAAAGCAGCTGGAGTTACTGCAACAGGACAAATCGACTCTTGAGGAGTCTGTGCGTCAGCTGCAAAGGATGCTCGACGATGCTAAATCGCAGCATCACAACAGTGCCAGCTCCAAGCGCTACATAAGCGATCTCGTGCAAATGGAACGCTCTCAAGCGGAG TTGGAGGTTAGACATCTTCGGGATGAATTGGATAGACAGCACGAGCGTGTGCGGGAGCTGCAACACGAGATGGCCCGGCGATTGGCGGATGAACGAGCAAGCGCTGAGCGACGGTACAATAGCCAAGTGGATCAGCTGGGCGGGGATCTGAGCAGCCAGTGGGAGCAGGTGGCAAAGCTGCAGATGGATCTGGAGCGTCAGAAACGCTACGAAACCGATCTAAAGCGCGATGTGGCCAATCGTAATTCTCAGATCGAGGAGCTGAAACTGGAGTTGCGCGGCAACCGGACCACATTCCTGGCAGACATGGCACAGGTCAATGCAGAGAAGCAATCGCTAGAACAGGAGATTACTTCGTTGCGTCTGCAGTTGGATCGAGCAGCACGTGAGACCAAAACGGAGGCAGCTCGTCTCAATGCGGAGATTAATTCCTTGCGCCAGCGTTTGGATCGCGGCGATGCTGATCTATTGCATTCGAAGCGAGAGGTTTTGCGCTTGAACgatgaaattgcaaatttggaGAAGGAG CTCGCTTATGGAGAGCTAAAGAATGAAATACGACCCACCAAAAAGGACTTGGACAAGAGAATTTCCGAAATGCAGGATAAGCATG CGGAAACGGTGAATGAACTCGAAGAAATGATAACATCTCAGAAGCAACTCATGGATAAACTGACGAATGAATGCAAAACGTTAACTGGCAAATTAGAGGATACAACATATAAGCACAA TGAAGAAAAGCTACAATTACGCGATACAAATGAACAGTTAATGGCGCGTCTTAGGCAAATTTGGTCCAAATACAAAactcaaatatttaacaatgGCAATAGTGTTAATGAGGTCAGTTCTGAGGAGGCAACTGCAAATGACGATCTCATTTTTTCACCTATAGTGCACAACTTAGAGATGTTGCAG CCGCATACGATTACCAGCCGTCCACATATGGCACAACAATTGAACCCATACAAAGCACCCCACAACTACACAACAACGCTGACGACGACTACAAGCCCAGCAGCTCCTACGGTTACGAAGCCACAACGCCGTCATCGGAAGCAACTGCTCCAGTaccagcagcaccagcagcatcagcatcagatATCCTCGGAGTCGCCAGCAATACCAACGGCAACTCAGCTGGTGGATCAACTGCAGCAACGCGCAagagcagcatcagcaatgGTAACGCCAATCTCTTGCCCGACAGCAGCCACAGTTATAGACTCAACGATAACGATGACGAAAATCTCAAAGACAACCTTGGCATGGgggaaaagcagcagcagcagctgcaacaggaGCTGGAGCAACAACGTGAACGACAACGCGAACGTGAACGTGAGGAACGAGATCGAGAGCTACAACAATTGCGTGAGCAGCGAGAGAAACGTGAACGGGAGCGTGAGCGTGAGCaaacagagcagcagcagcagcaagctcAGCACAACCGACGCTACAGCAATGCCGCTGAGCAGCAACCCTTGCAGCAACcccaaaatcaacaacaacaaccacaacaaccacagcagcagcagcagcagcaacttagCGATGCCAGCGTCTCCAATGCCGGCAGTGCCAACCTGGCCGCCTACAACACCGACTATAGTGCCTACGATCAGCAGCAGTACGATGCCAGTGCATACGATCCTAGCGCATATGCACAGCAGCCATACGATGCCCAGCAGTATGGCTACGATGCCAACGCGGCCTATGACTACAGCGGGGCCGACTATGCCCAGACTGGATATCAATATGATGCGACCCCAGAAGCAACCTCAGCCCCTGCCGACCCAACACAGCCGCAGACTCAGCAGCAGGGACAGTATCAGTCAACAGAGAGAGGCGGGTCGGATTACAGGAGATCCTCGCCGCCGACGACGTTGCCGGCAAATGCCACATCCCCAACGTCAGctgcagcaccagcaacagctgcgACAACAGCAGTCTCCGGTGCCGGAGCGAGCCGCTCACAACCGCGCTCGAGCAGCGGAGCTGTGGGGCCAACAGCTGCATCTGGAGCACTCGGCGGCAGCAGATCCACTCTGCCACAACAGTCTGCCCCGGCAGCCGCCGCCAAGAAGTAGCTGGAGTCCAGAGTCGACCGATCTCACGCCAATTGATCCGCTGCAGTTAGAGTTCAGTATAAGCAGTCCTAGTCTTATGCGCTCGAGTGACACTTCCAATCCAGAAGAAGATTCCTTTGTTGATTTAAGCGAAACGTTCGTTTTAAATTCAGGTGACTCTGATGTCAGTTTATCGCCAGCACATACTACAATTATCACCGTACGACGATCCAGTGCTCCGGCGGTGGTGCAACCCATAAACGAATCCAGCACAACATTAACCACACAGGAACCgcagaaggaggagaaggatCATACTGATACTCCCAACGAAACGATGACCATTGAGCGTGACTATCGTGCTATGTAG
- the LOC133836374 gene encoding uncharacterized protein LOC133836374 isoform X1 yields the protein MKTENLFKYGAPLYNLKSTRAHSQSKPQSVGNANLTSLLTTGNLQTLTQNRGSGYSDRESICSVSSAAGRVKRRSRNFSMKSSKGISKKSKTMDYTNYAYNEAVGRLKVMLADNSYVATPKVVGSASYLRNFNEDSGDNFSDNLSVIERPVFSDISKYLSPSQKSRMSTYRPKKSYTAGYLSASKENLASAPSTFPSNVPVTTMPTDSVQAPVEIFNFIEKQEDYIEQLEKESKYCRNELTNLLGKVKDVINENENLTENARSELAALGSGTAKPLAQQVPITTTSPSSDSDEHLIYAGRKTPSTPRKATLKVQPPRYASAPNIVYEARISELEAELMQANIDLKRVKTENDELKRKIAHTDPLSAVATLGSVNCDTHRKQLELLQQDKSTLEESVRQLQRMLDDAKSQHHNSASSKRYISDLVQMERSQAELEVRHLRDELDRQHERVRELQHEMARRLADERASAERRYNSQVDQLGGDLSSQWEQVAKLQMDLERQKRYETDLKRDVANRNSQIEELKLELRGNRTTFLADMAQVNAEKQSLEQEITSLRLQLDRAARETKTEAARLNAEINSLRQRLDRGDADLLHSKREVLRLNDEIANLEKELAYGELKNEIRPTKKDLDKRISEMQDKHAETVNELEEMITSQKQLMDKLTNECKTLTGKLEDTTYKHNEEKLQLRDTNEQLMARLRQIWSKYKTQIFNNGNSVNEVSSEEATANDDLIFSPIVHNLEMLQPHTITSRPHMAQQLNPYKAPHNYTTTLTTTTSPAAPTVTKPQRRHRKQLLQYQQHQQHQHQISSESPAIPTATQLVDQLQQRARAASAMVTPISCPTAATVIDSTITMTKISKTTLAWGKSSSSSCNRSWSNNVNDNANVNVRNEIESYNNCVSSERNVNGSVSVSKQSSSSSKLSTTDATAMPLSSNPCSNPKINNNNHNNHSSSSSSNLAMPASPMPAVPTWPPTTPTIVPTISSSTMPVHTILAHMHSSHTMPSSMATMPTRPMTTAGPTMPRLDINMMRPQKQPQPLPTQHSRRLSSRDSISQQREAGRITGDPRRRRRCRQMPHPQRQLQHQQQLRQQQSPVPERAAHNRARAAELWGQQLHLEHSAAADPLCHNSLPRQPPPRSSWSPESTDLTPIDPLQLEFSISSPSLMRSSDTSNPEEDSFVDLSETFVLNSGDSDVSLSPAHTTIITVRRSSAPAVVQPINESSTTLTTQEPQKEEKDHTDTPNETMTIERDYRAM from the exons GAACTTCTCGATGAAGTCCTCGAAGGGCATTAGTAAGAAGTCCAAGACCATGGATTATACCAATTATGCGTATAATGAGGCTGTGGGTCGCCTGAAGGTAATGCTGGCGGATAACTCGTATGTAGCTACGCCCAAAGTTGTTGGCAGTGCCTCCTACCTGCGCAATTTCAATGAGGATTCAGGCGATAACTTCTCGGATAATTTATCg GTTATTGAACGTCCCGTCTTCTCGGACATTTCGAAGTATCTGTCACCCAGCCAGAAGTCGCGGATGAGCACTTATCGTCCGAAGAAGAGCTACACTGCGGGCTATCTCTCCGCTTCGAAGGAGAACCTAGCTAGTGCTCCCTCTACCTTTCCAAGCAACGTGCCAGTGACCACAATGCCCACCGACAGCGTTCAAGCTCCAGTCGaaatctttaattttattgagaAACAAGAGGATTACATAGAGCAATTGGAGAAGGAGTCCAAGTACTGTCGCAACGAATTGACCAATTTACTCGGTAAGGTCAAGGATGTCATTAATGAGAATGAAAACTTAACAGAAAATGCGCGTAGCGAGTTAGCGGCTCTTGGCAGTGGCACAGCAAAACCATTAGCTCAACAAGTACCGATTACCACTACCAGTCCGTCTTCGGATAGCGATGAGCACTTGATTTATGCCGGTCGCAAGACTCCCAGCACCCCGCGAAAGGCTACTTTGAAAGTACAACCTCCACGTTACGCCAGTGCTCCCAACATTGTCTATGAAGCTCGCATTAGTGAATTGGAAGCCGAATTAATGCAGGCTAACATAGATTTGAAGCGCGTTAAAACCGAAAATGATGAGCTTAAAAGAAAGATAGCTCACACGGATCCGCTCAGCGCTGTTGCCACATTGGGAAGTGTCAACTGTGACACTCATCGAAAGCAGCTGGAGTTACTGCAACAGGACAAATCGACTCTTGAGGAGTCTGTGCGTCAGCTGCAAAGGATGCTCGACGATGCTAAATCGCAGCATCACAACAGTGCCAGCTCCAAGCGCTACATAAGCGATCTCGTGCAAATGGAACGCTCTCAAGCGGAG TTGGAGGTTAGACATCTTCGGGATGAATTGGATAGACAGCACGAGCGTGTGCGGGAGCTGCAACACGAGATGGCCCGGCGATTGGCGGATGAACGAGCAAGCGCTGAGCGACGGTACAATAGCCAAGTGGATCAGCTGGGCGGGGATCTGAGCAGCCAGTGGGAGCAGGTGGCAAAGCTGCAGATGGATCTGGAGCGTCAGAAACGCTACGAAACCGATCTAAAGCGCGATGTGGCCAATCGTAATTCTCAGATCGAGGAGCTGAAACTGGAGTTGCGCGGCAACCGGACCACATTCCTGGCAGACATGGCACAGGTCAATGCAGAGAAGCAATCGCTAGAACAGGAGATTACTTCGTTGCGTCTGCAGTTGGATCGAGCAGCACGTGAGACCAAAACGGAGGCAGCTCGTCTCAATGCGGAGATTAATTCCTTGCGCCAGCGTTTGGATCGCGGCGATGCTGATCTATTGCATTCGAAGCGAGAGGTTTTGCGCTTGAACgatgaaattgcaaatttggaGAAGGAG CTCGCTTATGGAGAGCTAAAGAATGAAATACGACCCACCAAAAAGGACTTGGACAAGAGAATTTCCGAAATGCAGGATAAGCATG CGGAAACGGTGAATGAACTCGAAGAAATGATAACATCTCAGAAGCAACTCATGGATAAACTGACGAATGAATGCAAAACGTTAACTGGCAAATTAGAGGATACAACATATAAGCACAA TGAAGAAAAGCTACAATTACGCGATACAAATGAACAGTTAATGGCGCGTCTTAGGCAAATTTGGTCCAAATACAAAactcaaatatttaacaatgGCAATAGTGTTAATGAGGTCAGTTCTGAGGAGGCAACTGCAAATGACGATCTCATTTTTTCACCTATAGTGCACAACTTAGAGATGTTGCAG CCGCATACGATTACCAGCCGTCCACATATGGCACAACAATTGAACCCATACAAAGCACCCCACAACTACACAACAACGCTGACGACGACTACAAGCCCAGCAGCTCCTACGGTTACGAAGCCACAACGCCGTCATCGGAAGCAACTGCTCCAGTaccagcagcaccagcagcatcagcatcagatATCCTCGGAGTCGCCAGCAATACCAACGGCAACTCAGCTGGTGGATCAACTGCAGCAACGCGCAagagcagcatcagcaatgGTAACGCCAATCTCTTGCCCGACAGCAGCCACAGTTATAGACTCAACGATAACGATGACGAAAATCTCAAAGACAACCTTGGCATGGgggaaaagcagcagcagcagctgcaacaggaGCTGGAGCAACAACGTGAACGACAACGCGAACGTGAACGTGAGGAACGAGATCGAGAGCTACAACAATTGCGTGAGCAGCGAGAGAAACGTGAACGGGAGCGTGAGCGTGAGCaaacagagcagcagcagcagcaagctcAGCACAACCGACGCTACAGCAATGCCGCTGAGCAGCAACCCTTGCAGCAACcccaaaatcaacaacaacaaccacaacaaccacagcagcagcagcagcagcaacttagCGATGCCAGCGTCTCCAATGCCGGCAGTGCCAACCTGGCCGCCTACAACACCGACTATAGTGCCTACGATCAGCAGCAGTACGATGCCAGTGCATACGATCCTAGCGCATATGCACAGCAGCCATACGATGCCCAGCAGTATGGCTACGATGCCAACGCGGCCTATGACTACAGCGGGGCCGACTATGCCCAGACTGGATATCAATATGATGCGACCCCAGAAGCAACCTCAGCCCCTGCCGACCCAACACAGCCGCAGACTCAGCAGCAGGGACAGTATCAGTCAACAGAGAGAGGCGGGTCGGATTACAGGAGATCCTCGCCGCCGACGACGTTGCCGGCAAATGCCACATCCCCAACGTCAGctgcagcaccagcaacagctgcgACAACAGCAGTCTCCGGTGCCGGAGCGAGCCGCTCACAACCGCGCTCGAGCAGCGGAGCTGTGGGGCCAACAGCTGCATCTGGAGCACTCGGCGGCAGCAGATCCACTCTGCCACAACAGTCTGCCCCGGCAGCCGCCGCCAAGAAGTAGCTGGAGTCCAGAGTCGACCGATCTCACGCCAATTGATCCGCTGCAGTTAGAGTTCAGTATAAGCAGTCCTAGTCTTATGCGCTCGAGTGACACTTCCAATCCAGAAGAAGATTCCTTTGTTGATTTAAGCGAAACGTTCGTTTTAAATTCAGGTGACTCTGATGTCAGTTTATCGCCAGCACATACTACAATTATCACCGTACGACGATCCAGTGCTCCGGCGGTGGTGCAACCCATAAACGAATCCAGCACAACATTAACCACACAGGAACCgcagaaggaggagaaggatCATACTGATACTCCCAACGAAACGATGACCATTGAGCGTGACTATCGTGCTATGTAG